ACTCTCATTCTTGTAAATTTCAAGGAGATATGTGTGATATccagcaataaaataataaagttattcTTTGTAAACAGGTATCAACAGAACAATGAATCAAATTTAAAGTCCTAAAACAATATTTAGGCCAActagaactccaggagtttgtgatggacagggaggcatggtgtgctgcgattcatggggtcgcaaagaatcggacaagactgagcgactgaactgaactgaagaattcacAGTCACTATAGTTGATTGTACATGAATACACTCacattatgattttaaaagttttaaaatggacTTTAAAGATAAAACTTACAGAGTTTTTTCTTctacagaagagaaagaagaatagaaagtTTTACTGAGTATAATATACttctaagtttaaaatattttaaaattttgatgtttatatatgtatgggAAACAAAAATTTGCCAAAATCACTTCTgtatacttctgttttatttcaatATCTAGGGGAAATAGCACAGAATTTAAGCAAAATAGTAAATACAGAAAGAATCAGAAACAATACAATTAATTGGTAATCATATAAAAATCTGGAAATCATGATAAACTTAGACTTCTTTTCCTCACTGCTAACTtgtagaataaaatagaaattctatttttacttaCCTAAAAATTCTACtacaaaaatgttcaaaatatcctccatcagagtaaaaaaaaaaagaagaagaagaatttcaACAGACAATTaaagtaattaaatataaatcctGGATacttaagcaattaaaaaaataatagggaCATCTGCAGGGGAGGTAGAATAATATAAAGTCATGCTAATGGTAAATATCTCATCTTGTATGGGAAAGAATCActagataaaatttatttataattagtttaatttaaatgttcttttaaaaatatacacactatCAGGAGAATTCTATATATTCTACCAGAATTTCTATGCAAATACATTTGTGTGTAAGATTTCATacattaatatatgtgtgtacattccCTTACTTAAGATCATCTGATATGTATCACTCTGCAACctgtaatttctctttaaaatggtTTAAGCTTATTTCCATATTAGCACTTTGTAGTAACATATTCAGTAATAATTctacccaatttttaaaatgtattgcaaTACATTCATCCTATGCATTTATAtttctagttttcatttttgtcatcaATGCTCTGAGGATATAAACATGTTAATGAGTTTTCATTAGTACTTGTACAAGTGAACatgtaaaatattctttattatttattattttataaatcatttatGTTCTCAgacatctgtttcttttcttccctgatGAATACCTTTTACTGTTGCTAGTAAGAGTAATAATTATTACCACTATGGTAAAATAAATGCAATCtacgctgggctgggagaaacacaagctggaaccaaaattgctgggagacatatcagtaacctcagatatgcagatgacaccattcttttggcagaaagtgaagaggaactaaaaactctCTGtttagtgaaagaggagagtgaaaacattggcttaaagctcaacattcagaaaactaagatcatggcatctggtcccaacacttcatgggaaatagatggagaaacagaggaaacagtgtcagactttatttttctggactctaaaatcactgcagatggtgattgcagccatgaaattaaaagatgcatactccttggaagtaaagttatgaccaacctagagaacatattcaaaaacagagacattactttgccaacaaaggtccatctactcaaggctatggtgtttcctgtggtcatgtatggatgtgagagttgggctgtgaagaaagctgagcaccaaagaattgatgcttttgaactgtggtgttggagaagactcttgagagtcccttggactgcaaggagatccaaccagtccattctaaaggagatccgtcctaggtgttctttggaaggactgatgctaaagctgaaagtccagtactttggccacctcatgtgaagagttggctcattggaaaagtctctgatgctgggggggtttgggggcaggaggaatagaggacgacagaggatgagatggctggatggcatcacccactcaacggacgtgagtttgagtgaactccgggagttggtgatgaacagggaggcctggcgtgctgcgattcatggggtcgcaaagagttggacatgactgagtgactgaactgaactgaactgatagtatgaTTATAAAGTGATTAAGAGGAGCTTTGGCATTCATTTGAGGAGCAGATGCAGATTTTTTATTCATTCCAGTGCTTTTACTAATgtatggtgctagtggtaaagaacccacctgcaaatgaaggagacatagagacatggGCTGGATCTGTGGGtagggtagatcccctggaggacccactcctatattcttgcctggagaacacccatggacagaggacccttgtgagctacagtccatagggtctcaaagagttggacacaactgaagcaagttagcatgcatacatgctaaaaATCCATAAAGTTCTACATCTGGCAAATTTTTCTCCTGTCTCCagagcaaaactaatacaattatgtaaagtttaaaaataaaataaaatttaaaaataaataattaaaaaaaataaaataaaataaattagcttGATGCCTCAAGATCACCTAAAATCATTATGTCCCATAATGCCTGAAATTATACTTAGGAAAGaggaaatatgggcttcccaagtggcactagtggtaaagaaccctccgaTCAGTGCTGGAGATATCAGaagtgggctcgatccctgggtcaggaagatccctttggGGAGGatatggtaatccactccagtgttctttcctagagaatcccatggccagaggagcctggttggttacaatccatggggtcatggagttggacatgactgaagcattgTGTATTACACACAAGGAGGGAATATAAAAGGAAATTCCTTTCTCTGTCCTGCAGGTCCAGTGTATGTAGGATGCAGACTGATTACAGTAGTATTACTGGTAATAGTAACAATAGACAACCTTCCTTCATTTTCATTACATGCTATGCAGTGTTTTATAagctttaaataaaacattttacttaATCATTTTAACAACCTTATAAGTTACATAATAGTTTGTGCCTATTATAAAGATAAGTgtacagaattccagaaagagtAAATGTACTCTGCCAAGGCCATACATCTGAAATTCAAGACTTGAACTTAGAGCCCAAATGCTCAGCTAATACATCAGGATGCTAAATACATGAGTACTATTTTCTCTGATTTACAGAGGTCATATTATAGGAGAATAAACTAAAACCCTGATAAGctgatttgactttttttttttttcattttttttagtgTGTGTGGGTGGGCTGTGTCTTCAGTTCTCCTGTTTGTCTATATTAGCATAAAACTGAAATTAACTATTGAATTTCTTTGCTTTAAACTTGTAACAAAGCTCATTAGTACACGGACTCTAAAATGTCCATGGTCTGACACTGTCCTGAAAAAAAGCAGTGAAACAAGAGTTTAACATGATCTGATTTACTCAAATCTTAATGCTATTATTCTCTCTTAATGCTGACATGATATAAGATATCCAATATAATTGTAGGTACTCTTCAATTAGTGGAGTTACATACAGAATTAAAGAACTACGCTGTTCAATCTACATCAGCAAAATTTCTCGCTCAAAGAAAAGACCTGGATAAATTTCTCCTGAATTTGCTTGGTTTTAACTCCATAAATGATGGGGTTGACAGTGGGTGGTACCACCACATAAAGATTGGCAAGAAGGATATGTATATGGAGTGGTATACTATGGCCCCCGAATCGGTGagcaaagaatgaaaaaaaggcTGGGGTATAGAATAGTAATATAACACAGACATGGGAGCCACAAGTACCCAGAGCCTTGAGCCGGGCATCTTGGGAAGGAATTCTAAGCACAGTACACAGTATTAGGGCATAAGAGATGATGATAAGCACCACATCTAGGCATGTGGAAAATAGAGCCACAATCACCCCATAGTAGATGTTGACTTGGATGTTATCACAGGCAAGCTTGGCAATGCCCATATGTTCACAGTATGAGTGATTAATAATGTTCCTTCCACAGTAAGTAAGCCGATAAACCAGAAAAACCAAGgggaaacagatgaggaaactcctAATTATAGAAGCAATGCCTATTTTTCCAATGACTGAGGGTGTTAGAATGGTAGTATATCTTAGTGGATAACAGATGGCTACATAGCGATCAAATGCCATGGCCAGCAATATGGCAGACTCTGCCACAAAGA
Above is a genomic segment from Bos javanicus breed banteng chromosome 15, ARS-OSU_banteng_1.0, whole genome shotgun sequence containing:
- the LOC133226757 gene encoding olfactory receptor 52Z1P-like; its protein translation is MATSSNYTNLRDIWYTMIGIPGLEDAHKWISIPICSMYIVAVVGNTLLLFLIFTERSLHEPMYLFLSMLALADIFLSTVTTPKMLAIFWFQEVGISFSGCVSQMFFLHFIFVAESAILLAMAFDRYVAICYPLRYTTILTPSVIGKIGIASIIRSFLICFPLVFLVYRLTYCGRNIINHSYCEHMGIAKLACDNIQVNIYYGVIVALFSTCLDVVLIIISYALILCTVLRIPSQDARLKALGTCGSHVCVILLFYTPAFFSFFAHRFGGHSIPLHIHILLANLYVVVPPTVNPIIYGVKTKQIQEKFIQVFSLSEKFC